In Parageobacillus sp. KH3-4, the genomic window CATCATGAGTGTTGCTTAAGTGTTGGAAAGTAATAGCATGGCGATAAGCTATGATTAGTCTGCAAGCTGCAGAATCTTGCTGGCTTCGGCGAGAAAAGCCAATGAAAGCGGCAGCTGATGTATTGTAAAAATCACAATGAGTGAAAGCAGATGATTTCATAAAGAATCAGGGGAGATATGGTTCATGAATGGTTTTATTGGTATCGACATGTTTAGGAGAACATGTTAAGCGGCTAATGAAATCCTTACGAATAAAGAAGGTGACAGAGATGGAACATTTGGGGATTAAAGGAAAAGTAGCTCTTGTCACAGGCGCTGCCCAAGGAATTGGCGAAGCGGTGACAAGATCTTTCGTCGAACATGGCGTGTCTGTTGCAGCACTAGATCGAAATGGCGATCGATTGGCTGCACTTGTCTCTGATTTACAGAGCAATGGTTACGATGTGCATGCTTTTTGTGCAGATGTGGCTAATAGTGCAGAAATTGATGAAATCGTCGCGCAAATTGAGGACAAAATGGGTCCTATCGATATTTTGGTAAATGTTGCTGGGATTCTGCGGACGGGTTTAATCGAAAGTTTTACTGATGAAGATTGGGAAGAGGTATTCAAAGTGAACACAACCGGTGTTTTTAATGTTTCCCGTTCGGTTAGCAGGCGGATGATTCCTCGCCGTTCAGGTGCGATCGTCACAGTTAGCTCGAATGCAGCAACCGTTCCAAGAATGTTTATGTCTGCTTACGCAGCTTCGAAGGCAGCGGCAACCATGTTTACGAAATGTCTTGGGCTTGAACTTGCTCGGTATCATATTCGCTGCAACGTTGTATCTCCCGGTTCCACTGAAACGGAAATGCAGCGGGCAATGTGGACGGATGAAAATGGGGCAAATAAAGTGATCGCTGGTTCGATGGAAGAGTTTCGTCTCGGCATTCCTCTGAAAAAGCTGGCTCAGCCTTCAGATATTGCAGATGCTGTTCTATTTCTCGTTTCTGAACGGTCGCGTCATATCACGATGCACGATTTAAGGGTGGATGGCGGTGCAACGTTAGACGCATAACATTCCATGGAGGTAACAATTATGATGAAAACAAAAACAATCCATCATGTTACAGCTGAACAGCTTCTTGCTGAATACAAAGAGGGAACATCCTTTTTCTTGGCCTCTCCACGTAAAACTCTTTTAGCTCAAGGAATTTTTGCAACAGTGCCGACTGAAGGCTATGAGCACAAGCGAATGCAAATACTGGATCATGTAAAAACGGTCTTACAGGATGCGAAACAGCGTGGAATCAGCGACAATCCGATTGTTGTTGGCGCCATACCATTTGACCATATGTATCCAGCCCAGCTTATTGTGCCTTCAGAGGTGAAATGGTCAGGTCCATTGCCGTTTGGCCAATTGAATAGCCAAATCGAACAAAGTGTGACCAATGAATATGAAGTGAACCCTGTTCCGTCGCCACAGGAATATGAAAATGCAGTGGAACAAGGATTAAGAAGAATAAAAGCGGGTGACCTTCGTAAAGTCGTTTTATCAAGATCTCTTCATTTGACTTCGTCAGAAAAGGTAGACATTCCTCACCTGCTTCGTAAATTGGCGGTACATAATCCAAATGGCTATACATTTGCTGCAGCGTTGCCGGAGCGTCTGGATCGTGAAGCGAACAAAGATTCAGGAACAAAGAAAAACAGAACTTTGCTGGGAGCAAGTCCAGAGCTGCTCGTTTCGAAATCGGGCCTGCAAGTGATAGCGAATCCGCTTGCAGGTTCAGCCCCCCGCAGTGAAGATCCTGAAGAGGATCGACGTCGCGCTAATGCTCTTCTTTCTTCAGCGAAAAATCGCCATGAGCATGCTGTAGTCATCGAAGCAGTAGCGAATGCGCTCAGACCGTTTTGCAAGACATTGAATGTCCCTGAAGAGCCCTCACTTATTCATACGGAAACGATGTGGCATCTATCAACAGTGGTAAGTGGAGAGCTATCTTCACCTTCCATTACTTCGCTTGAACTGGCGTTTGCTCTTCATCCAACTCCAGCTGTTTGCGGGACGCCAACGCCATTGGCGAAAAAAGCGATACAAGAAATCGAGCCATTTGAACGCGGCTTTTTTACGGGAATGGTTGGCTGGTGCGACAGTGAAGGGGATGGAGAATGGATTGTTACAATTCGTTGTGCAGAAGTGGAAGACTATTCTCTTCGCCTTTTTGCAGGGGCTGGCATTGTGGAAGGGTCAACACCAGAGGAAGAATTAGCAGAAACATCAGCTAAGTTTCGTACGATGCTGCTAGCTATGGGGTTGAACAACGACATCTTTAAATAAATTTGGGGGGAAAGGTTATGTTAAGCGGATGCCCTACATGGCCAGAGGAGTTTGCAGAATTTTACCGGAAGGAAGGCTGCTGGGCAGGTGAGACTTTTGGTGACATGCTACGGGAGAGGGCGTTAAAGTACGGTGATCGCATTGCGGTTACTTCCAGAAAAAGGCAAATCAGCTATAAAGAGCTTGATAGAAGAGCGGATCAACTTGCCTCAGGACTCCACCGATTGGGGATTCGGCCAAAGGATCGCGTTGTCATTCAATTGCCGAATCAAATTGAGTTTTTTGAAGTATGCTTTGCTCTCTTCCGTTTGGGGGCGCTGCCTGTCTTTGCCTTACCTTCACATCGATATAGTGAAATCAGTTATTTTTGTGAATTCAGTGAAGCGGTAGCTTATATTATTCCAGACCAGCATGCGGGATTTGACTTCCGCTCCCTTGCCAAACAGGTAAAGGCTGCTGTTCCAACCTTAAAGCA contains:
- a CDS encoding 2,3-dihydro-2,3-dihydroxybenzoate dehydrogenase; amino-acid sequence: MEHLGIKGKVALVTGAAQGIGEAVTRSFVEHGVSVAALDRNGDRLAALVSDLQSNGYDVHAFCADVANSAEIDEIVAQIEDKMGPIDILVNVAGILRTGLIESFTDEDWEEVFKVNTTGVFNVSRSVSRRMIPRRSGAIVTVSSNAATVPRMFMSAYAASKAAATMFTKCLGLELARYHIRCNVVSPGSTETEMQRAMWTDENGANKVIAGSMEEFRLGIPLKKLAQPSDIADAVLFLVSERSRHITMHDLRVDGGATLDA
- the dhbC gene encoding isochorismate synthase DhbC: MKTKTIHHVTAEQLLAEYKEGTSFFLASPRKTLLAQGIFATVPTEGYEHKRMQILDHVKTVLQDAKQRGISDNPIVVGAIPFDHMYPAQLIVPSEVKWSGPLPFGQLNSQIEQSVTNEYEVNPVPSPQEYENAVEQGLRRIKAGDLRKVVLSRSLHLTSSEKVDIPHLLRKLAVHNPNGYTFAAALPERLDREANKDSGTKKNRTLLGASPELLVSKSGLQVIANPLAGSAPRSEDPEEDRRRANALLSSAKNRHEHAVVIEAVANALRPFCKTLNVPEEPSLIHTETMWHLSTVVSGELSSPSITSLELAFALHPTPAVCGTPTPLAKKAIQEIEPFERGFFTGMVGWCDSEGDGEWIVTIRCAEVEDYSLRLFAGAGIVEGSTPEEELAETSAKFRTMLLAMGLNNDIFK